The genomic stretch AGAGCTGCTGTGCAGTCCATGGTCACTGATCCGGCAAGGATTCATAAGTCCGATCCTGGCCATCCGGATGTATGCACGGTTTTCGCATACCAGCGCGCATTCGCTCCTGAGCGCGTGGATGAGATTCGGTCTGACTGTGAAGGCGGCAAGATGGGCTGTGTGGCGTGTAAGAGGAGCCTTGCCGATAGGCTCGTCGCCGTGCTTGAGCCCATCCACAGCAGGAGGCGGCAGCTTTCCTCGGATCCAAGCATCGTCGACGCAATCCTCGAGCAGGGCGCGAAGAGAGCGCGGCCAGTCGCCGCTGCCACGATGGCGGAAGTCCGTGATGCCATCCGGATATGAAGGTAGAGACATCCGTATTCACCGGCCCCCTCGATCTCCTGCTCTCTCTGATCGAGCGAAAACAGATCGATGTATGCGAAGTGTCCATCAGCGAGATTGCGGACGACTATCTTAGCGAAATCACGGCCATGGAATGGCCCGATATCGACCAGATATCGGAGTTCCTTGTGATCGCCGCTACTCTCCTCTACATCAAAGTGAGGGCCCTTCTTCCGCCTGACGAAGCTGCCGTTCTGAGCGTGGAGGGCGAGGAGGATGCCTCCGGGGTTTCCGACCCCCGGGCGGAGCTGGTGGCGCGCCTGATCGAGTACAGAAGGTATCGCGACGCGGCCCGCTCTATGCGAGCGTTGGAGGAGCGTGGCGCCTGCATGTTCGCGCGCACCAGGCAGCCTGCGGCGAAGTCCTCCCCTAGAGGCAATCCCCTCGTCGGCCTGACGGTGCAGGATCTCGCCAGGCTGTACCTGGATGCCGCTGCCGCCCTTCCAGAGGAGTTCACGCTCGTCCCATCGGATGAGATCCCGATCGCATCTCAGATGGTCGCGCTCTTATCGCGACTGGCATCCCGCGGCCAGCTGGGTTTCCTCGAGTTTTTGG from Clostridia bacterium encodes the following:
- a CDS encoding ScpA family protein, coding for MKVETSVFTGPLDLLLSLIERKQIDVCEVSISEIADDYLSEITAMEWPDIDQISEFLVIAATLLYIKVRALLPPDEAAVLSVEGEEDASGVSDPRAELVARLIEYRRYRDAARSMRALEERGACMFARTRQPAAKSSPRGNPLVGLTVQDLARLYLDAAAALPEEFTLVPSDEIPIASQMVALLSRLASRGQLGFLEFLGGGSSRTRLVATLLALLELVRRGRVSAAQSKPFGEIWVFPRASETNGGGQHDSHGSAGGN